Proteins found in one Lepeophtheirus salmonis chromosome 9, UVic_Lsal_1.4, whole genome shotgun sequence genomic segment:
- the LOC121124852 gene encoding uncharacterized protein, translated as MLSKSLSFILILGSISGYEACRPPKRPGDPRLTEEDGWLEEFANLMEEDEALSDSSNSMRQGEGLQGPSNLMGEDAEFQGPSRDLEIELKKRIELYCSENIENCSDNWFCKKVCRKKEDKNEEPHASYRSSTDWDYRDIFNSPHDEKIT; from the exons ATGCTTTCAAAGTCTCTTTCGTTCATCCTTATATTAGGTAGTATTTCTGGCTACGAG GCCTGTCGTCCACCTAAACGCCCAGGTGATCCCCGTTTAACGGAAGAAGATGGATGGTTGGAAGAGTTTGCAAATTTAATGGAAGAAGACGAAGCGCTCTCAGATTCTTCTAATTCAATGAGACAAGGTGAAGGATTACAAGGGCCTTCTAACTTAATGGGAGAAGACGCAGAGTTCCAAGGGCCTTCTAGGGATTTggaaattgagttaaaaaa GCGTATAGAATTATATTGCTC tgaGAATATTGAGAACTGCTCAGATAATTggttttgcaaaaaagtttgtagaaagAAAGAGGATAAAAATGAAGAACCTCATGCTTCATACCGATCATCCACTGACTGGGATTACagagatatttttaatagtccACACGATGAAAAAATAACGTGA
- the LOC121124630 gene encoding uncharacterized protein: MVQFQSKRTIPALPITNKAIEWIPNLFKLIVKIIILIAKAIKPKVNKYRSIEKMSDVMENSDPPGPSEELLSSECKTCVQEKCRPIHCVVNCVDVCEGESILKKWKGLKHLPLEDENSSGEAKSSSVQPPLKKPSNNDGVKKEKMRPPVIERKLNSKSSGMMPYFTSKKK; this comes from the exons ATGGTACAATTTCAGTCAAAGAGGACAAT tcCCGCATTGCCAATTACGAATAAAGCAATAGAATGGATACC caatttattcaaattaatagtgaaaattataatatt AATCGCAAAAGCAATTAAACCAAAGGTCAATAAGTATCGGAG TATTGAAAAAATGAGCGATGTAATGGAGAACTCTGACCCTCCTGGACCAAg tgaagAGCTTCTCTCCAGTGAATGCAA aacgtgCGTCCAAGAAAAATGTCGTCCTATTCATTGTGTAGTCAATTGTGTTGACGTTTGTGAAGGCGAATCGATTTTGAAAAAGTGGAAGGGTTTGAAACATTTACCGTTAGAAG atgaaaattcCTCGGGAGAAGCAAAATCCAGTTCCGTACAACCTCCATTAAAAAAACCCA GTAATAATGatggagtaaaaaaagaaaaaatgcgtCCACCAGTCATTGAacgaaaattaaattctaagaGTTCTGGAATGATGCCGTACTTTACcagtaaaaaaaagtag